GCTGGTCACCAAGCTTTTGTATCCGCTGCATATTTTGGGGCTGGGTAAGCTGACCAGGGAACACGATAATCCGCCATCGCCCGTTGCTTTTCAAGAGTTCCTGTAGATGCCATGGACGGGCATCAGATTGATTAAGCACCTTGAAACTCGGCATCCGCTTGCCAATGTCAATCTTTGTGGCCAGATGAGTCTTGCTGACTACTCTACGTTGTAGATTGGCAGCAACTTCAGTACCATCTCCCTGCTCAACAGAGTAGCCCTCTTTTGCCACGATGATGCTAGTACCATAATTGACCACTGCTCACATTAGCCTCAGAATGCATATCGGGAACCAAATGCTTACCAATTCCACTAGCAAATTCATTCCCCTTCTCCATCGCTTTCTTGAACTCTTCCATACTGACACCTTCGTTGGCACCGTCCTTTGCTGGACGGCCTGAAAATAGTCTCGACAGCCGGTGATCAAAATCAATTAGATCTTGTGCAACCCGTCTTCTCTCTGACTGATATGTCTTTAGAATCGATCCCTCACTGTACCCCTTGACTACATGTGCGATCTTCCATCCCAAATTATATGCTGTGCACGCGGTGAGTGGCGATTCTCAAAGTTACTATATCGGGTATACATACTGTCCTGCATGCTCACATTCATACCCTGCCCTGCCTTGGGCGAATGCGTGTGCACAGCATCACCAGCTAGAAAGACACGCTCTCGTAGAGAAAAATGGTCACCCACACGCTGCCCGATCTGGTACGCCGTCCACCAGTCGCAGTACGTATAATTTATCTTATACGGATGCATAATCCTCTGTGCAGACTGCAGAATAACCTCCGGAGTAATCCACGAACGGTCAGCCTTACCTCCACTCTGCGCATGCTCGGTCACCTGTAATTGGATGTACAATCGAACAAGCTTGTTTTCTCTTGGGATAACCATGACGCTACCCGCATTGGCTGAGTGAATAGCACATCGATGGCGGATATCTGGAAAATCGGTGATGGGTACAATGTCGAGTACGCCCCAGATATAGTCCGTGGAGTCACCCTCTAGCTTGAAGCCAAGTTGACGCCTCACCCAGGAATGTGCACCATCGCAACCCACCATGAATTTCGCTTTCACTGTCTCGACTGAGCTGGCATTGTTATTGGCCTTTGCTACACGGATAAGGTCATCCGTGTCGTCAGCAGCTAGGTTACTTCGAAAAAGCCCATCATTGATGACTGACTGTGTGCCGTCCGCTCTCCTGTGGTGCTGTTGCCGCTGAGCAGGCGtagcctcttcctccgacaAAGTGCGCAATGTGACTGTGATCGGATAATCCTCAAAATCTGCAGCTTTAGCCTCATCGAACTCGAAGGTAGTAGGCAGCACTCCACGCTCGACTGTGATATCGCTATGCTCTTTAATCGAATCGAGGAAAAACCTCTCAATGCGACCCTGATGCAGTACCACCTGCTGAAAGCGACTGATACCGGGGATGGTATCCGCAATTCGATCCGACCGCCGCAAAATACCATCTTTGTCGGGGTTCCAGAACCAAATCTCCAGCATGTGGTTTGATTCTCGCCAAACGCGGTGGGCAAAATCAAATGAGTCGAAAATTTCTAGGGTGCGGCATTGTAGGCCATCTGCCTGGCCATTGAAGATCTGTAGCTCCGTTAACACTGTTTTTGGGTCGATATATGACAGACTCGTACCTTGGTGCCGCGCTTGTCAACAATTCTGGTCTTGATGTCGAATCGACTCAGCCAGTTTGCTAGCATCAGGCCTGCGGGTCCAGCCCCCACGATAAGCACGTCGACATAGTCTTCTTTAAGTTCAGACATGCTGACAGAAGTATAAATAGTAGACTTATCTGAGCTATGGCCGGAAGCGTAACATTTAAAGTGCCAACGCGTTTTTGTATGTAATTGTAGGTGAACGCTGAACTGAATTAGAGAAAATCTGTTAGTAGAGGGGTATTTTTGCTCACAACCTTGTCTACCCCGCCGAATATGCAGACGTGGCCTTGGCAAGGGTCTTAGACCTCATGGAGATCGTCATCATGCTTTTCCTGGGACCGAGACGCGTATAAAGACAATGTTTTGGAGCATTATCAGATCTCTCATCAGAAGTAAATCGCGAAATAAAGTTTCCCGAGCCCCAGGTCACGCTCTAGGTCACGCCCTATCTAGGTTTAGCTGGTGTTGGCGTGATCGTGGTATAGTAATGATATGCAGACTTGGAAACAGCCGTGCCTGATGCGGTAGGAGTCCTGGGGACTGAGGCAGTGCGTACGTTAGCTGGGTTGATAAGTATAACTGGGGATATTTACACAACAGCCCTGTACTGCTTTGTGCCCCGTGGAACTAGTGTTTAAGGACCTTTTCAACCGAACCTCGATATTAGTAATAGACTGGAACATCGAGAACCATGGTTCTGAAATTGTAATCACTGTATAGGACACCGCATCTAGAGGCTTGGGTCAATGCCATATCATGTGGCGCTCTGCGAAACGGCGCGACATCCATTTAACAATGTCCTTGGGGCTAAATTTCTTACATCGGAGTTATTCCCACCTGACTTCGGCACTGGCGCTCTTATCTCCGTCCCACAGCCAAGGCTATACGGGCTACACTGAGACCGATTCCCGACCTTATATCCACTCTGAATCCGGACATAAGCCAGGACGGAGGTAACAGACAGCGACAATAGAGACCTCCCTAAATGGTATGATGGACTATAAATGACTGTGAAAGGGCAGCATGCAAGTAAATGTTCTTtgaatatatacattatCAAAATTGGAAATCAAACATCCTACTATCAGATTCAGAACACAATGGCCACCAAATACGCCAAAAGCCAAGGCCCTGATTTCAGAAATGAGATCCAGCGCGTCGCTATCATCGGTGTACGTTATGCATACGAGATCCCTCTTCAACATGCTAGTACCAATCAACTAACTAAACGTATCTAGGCCGGAGGCACCGTCGGCAAGCCCATCGCTCAAGAACTCATCAAAACAGGCAAGCACACTGTAACAGCGCTGACTCGCGCCGGGAGCCAAAGCACCTTACCCGAGGGCATCCAGACCGTGCTTGTCGATTACGACGATAAGGTAAGCCTCTTGAGGGCCCTGGAGGGCCAGGATGCCCTGATCATCACATTACCCGTGACCGCGGCACCGGACACACAATCCAAGATTATACAAGCTGCCGCTAAGGCCGGTGTCAAATACGTGATGCCGAATGTCTGGGGCTGCGACGTCACGAATGACAATCTGGTGAATAGCGGACTAGGCTGGGAGCGACTCCGAGGGGCTTTCGACGAAATCGAGAAGACGGGTGTTTCGTCGTGGGTGTCCCTTATTTGTGGGTTCTGGTATGAGCATAGTGTGAGCCTGGGGCCGGCTACGTTCGGGTTCAAttttgcggagaagaagatggtgttgTTTGATGATGGGGAGACTAAGATTAATGTCAGTACTCCTGCGCAGTGTGGGAGGGCTGTTGCGAAGTTGTTGAGTTTGAAGGTATTGCctgaggatgagaatgatCGGAGTGTGACGCTGAGTCGCTGGTTGAATAAACCCGTGTATATCTCCAGCTTCCGGATTACTCAGAAGCAGATGTTTGAGAGTTGGAAACGGGTCACTGGTGAGAAGAATGAGGATTGGACAGTGGTGTATGAGTCCAGTCGTGAGCGGTATGAGAAGGGGCTTGAGGGGATGCAGAATGGTGACCACGGTGCCTTTGTTCAGGCCATGTACTCCCGTGTCTTGTTTCCAAATGGAGATGGGGATTATGAGAGCAAACATGCTTTGGCTAATGAGACTCTTGGTCTTCCCCAGGAGGACCTCGATGAGCTGACCAGGAATGCCAAAGTTATGATTGATCGGGGGTACGATTATATGACAAAGCGGGACTGATATGCAGTCTAGTTCATGGACAATATCTACGTTGACATGAGTTGGTGGACTGGAACACAGAGCTTTCAGACCTTGAACCTATGTACAGTAACTCGCATAATCACTGCTTCCCtcgatatatctatttctgaGCCTAGAATAACAATCCGCTTCTTTGGTTAATCAAAGATCTTCCCTGGATTGAGCAAGCAACTTGAATCATCATTAGCACTGTGCGAGCTGCAGACGGATCGAGACTTA
This window of the Aspergillus flavus chromosome 8, complete sequence genome carries:
- a CDS encoding putative FAD monooxygenase, which produces MSELKEDYVDVLIVGAGPAGLMLANWLSRFDIKTRIVDKRGTKIFNGQADGLQCRTLEIFDSFDFAHRVWRESNHMLEIWFWNPDKDGILRRSDRIADTIPGISRFQQVVLHQGRIERFFLDSIKEHSDITVERGVLPTTFEFDEAKAADFEDYPITVTLRTLSEEEATPAQRQQHHRRADGTQSVINDGLFRSNLAADDTDDLIRVAKANNNASSVETVKAKFMVGCDGAHSWVRRQLGFKLEGDSTDYIWGVLDIVPITDFPDIRHRCAIHSANAGSVMVIPRENKLVRLYIQLQVTEHAQSGGKADRSWITPEVILQSAQRIMHPYKINYTYCDWWTAYQIGQRVGDHFSLRERVFLAGDAVHTHSPKAGQGMNVSMQDTYNLGWKIAHVVKGYSEGSILKTYQSERRRVAQDLIDFDHRLSRLFSGRPAKDGANEGVSMEEFKKAMEKGNEFASGIVVNYGTSIIVAKEGYSVEQGDGTEVAANLQRRVVSKTHLATKIDIGKRMPSFKVLNQSDARPWHLQELLKSNGRWRIIVFPGQLTQPQNMQRIQKLGDQLGSQDSFIRQYTPSDQLIDSLIEVLTVHAGPRTGVELLDLPEAFHPFDEEMGWDYWKVFVDDQSYHEGHGQAYFNYGIDPIHGAAVIVRPDQYVSWVGEVDDYEDMARFFSGFMRVQDSSKPKSRVVKL
- a CDS encoding putative oxidoreductase CipA-like protein, translated to MTVKGQHASKCSLNIYIIKIGNQTSYYQIQNTMATKYAKSQGPDFRNEIQRVAIIGAGGTVGKPIAQELIKTGKHTVTALTRAGSQSTLPEGIQTVLVDYDDKVSLLRALEGQDALIITLPVTAAPDTQSKIIQAAAKAGVKYVMPNVWGCDVTNDNLVNSGLGWERLRGAFDEIEKTGVSSWVSLICGFWYEHSVSLGPATFGFNFAEKKMVLFDDGETKINVSTPAQCGRAVAKLLSLKVLPEDENDRSVTLSRWLNKPVYISSFRITQKQMFESWKRVTGEKNEDWTVVYESSRERYEKGLEGMQNGDHGAFVQAMYSRVLFPNGDGDYESKHALANETLGLPQEDLDELTRNAKVMIDRGYDYMTKRD